Proteins co-encoded in one Macrobrachium nipponense isolate FS-2020 chromosome 24, ASM1510439v2, whole genome shotgun sequence genomic window:
- the LOC135203585 gene encoding uncharacterized protein LOC135203585, translating into GGRGGGGGGGGRRGGGGRGGREEEEPLKGFLVHTPGCVIPDFDPFHHTITRFISNPLNLTCKQPPALTTANGTTLYYHHHVLSDHLESFLKVYEQRLKASIVAAAVAAVTSAASNSSSGAYNSTFNNNNNNNTSSLHWSPESFRRFFLSATPPLASSSGERNADDMTIYFDFSAGGNSSGAEEKSSSSSSSSSSSSSSSSSAAANSSIERLGIPIDPATGIPKVKCCYRAIYRVEQKPKVYNAAADGRWKYSGWCAPVEGPRTSIKEDSILVYCNMSHVVVYKNVHYFIQRDKVLKRTHPLLSHRDDVVAASRSMTETTTTDYYATNQNASAGGGQQTANLLSKTQNAAGGPSRATPGAGAGTGAKAGVGTRTGAGTRAGAGAGTGARNRARAGTGVGPGTRARGGTGAGAGTGAGAGTGARAGTGAGARTGTRAGARTGTSARAGTGARAEVEKLSVIIFGTDSASRLNMRRHLPKTYQYLTGTLGAVDLAGFNKVGDNTFPNLVPITIGLNHHELANHSCVPDKEKFDDCPWIWKDFKRNGYVTAFIEDSPWMGMYNYMHNGFVKQPTDFYGRAFFLASEKEIGNEKHGNSNVCQADKLSLKASPDCDLYVFQNATSDPQVVQDFSLEVARTFLDTPSFSLYWSASVSHDYLNLLRHADLPHLEYLRQLERTGALNHTALFFVSDHGMRWGSIRSTYVGMLEERLPYVLVYLPPWFRTKYKTAFQNLQQNARRLTANFDLYETLYDLAYGRFAVQEHVTSRPKHGARGISLFKVIPRHRKCEDAGIPGHFCTCQDTHDVPLTDPVLDMAAAYLKGVLNKDLMPYPQCVRFNKIELLTGRVSGSNKQLSPQDVTSDVRSYLLQGRLSPGGVVVEATLRYNPQPQVFQLTGEVSRINAYGNTSHCIRHATLRKFCFCKDQVPRPLQQQQQQEQHEDGQTERSQTTVPPSGGGTTHHTNSSAKENNVPPPTRNFGNFGNGTETQRPRSSNYIEQLLGRFA; encoded by the exons ggtggaagaggaggaggaggaggaggaggaggaagaagaggaggaggaggaagaggaggaagagaagaggaggagccgCTGAAAGGGTTCCTGGTGCATACGCCCGGTTGCGTCATTCCAGACTTCGACCCTTTTCATCACACCATCACCAGGTTCATCTCCAACCCTCTGAAC CTCACCTGCAAACAGCCACCAGCTCTCACGACAGCTAATGGGACAACCTTGTATTACCACCACCATGTCCTGAGTGACCACCTCGAGAGTTTCTTGAAGGTGTATGAGCAGCGGCTGAAGGCCTCCATCGTCGCCGCTGCCGTAGCCGCAGTGACCTCGGCGGCCAGTAATAGTTCCAGCGGCGCCTACAACTCgaccttcaacaacaacaataacaacaacacctCTTCCCTCCACTGGTCGCCGGAGTCCTTCAGGAGGTTCTTCCTGTCGGCGACGCCCCCTCTCGCCTCGTCCTCCGGCGAGAGGAACGCAGATGACATGACCATCTACTTCGATTTCAGCGCCGGAGGAAACTCTAGCGGCGCTGAGgagaaatcttcttcttcttcctcctcctcctcctcctcctcttcttcttcttcttcagcagcaGCGAATAGCTCCATAGAGAGGCTGGGCATCCCCATTGATCCAGCGACGGGCATCCCTAAGGTCAAGTGCTGCTACCGTGCCATTTACAGGGTGGAGCAAAAACCAAAGGTGTATAATGCAGCGGCTGATGGGAGATGGAa GTACAGCGGATGGTGCGCTCCTGTAGAGGGACCACGAACCTCCATCAAGGAAGACAGCATCCTGGTGTACTGTAACATGAGCCATGTCGTGGTTTACAAAAACGTCCACTACTTTATACAGAGAGACAAGGTGTTGAAGAGGACTCACCCGCTGTTGTCGCATCGAGACGATGTTGTTGCCGCTTCTCGCTCGATGACAGAAACAACCACCACCGACTACTACGCCACGAACCAAAACGCATCTGCCGGTGGTGGGCAACAAACAGCGAACCTCCTCTCGAAAACGCAGAACGCCGCTGGAGGTCCCTCTCGAGCGACGCCTGGAGCCGGAGCCGGAACTGGAGCCAAAGCTGGAGTTGGAACTAGAACCGGTGCCGGAACCAGAGCCGGTGCCGGAGCTGGAACTGGAGCCAGAAACAGAGCCAGAGCTGGAACTGGAGTTGGACCCGGAACCAGAGCCAGAGGTGGAACTGGAGCTGGGGCTGGAACTGGAGCCGGAGCTGGAACTGGAGCCAGAGCTGGAACTGGTGCTGGAGCCAGAACTGGAACCAGAGCTGGAGCCAGAACTGGAACCAGTGCCAGAGCCGGTACCGGAGCCAGAGCCGAAGTCGAGAAACTCAGCGTGATCATCTTCGGCACGGACTCGGCCTCCAGGCTGAACATGCGCCGGCATCTGCCCAAGACGTACCAATACCTGACAGGTACCTTGGGCGCCGTGGACCTGGCAGGATTCAACAAGGTGGGCGACAACACCTTCCCCAATCTGGTGCCCATCACGATAGGGCTCAACCACCACGAGCTGGCCAATCACTCCTGCGTGCCTGATAAGGAGAAGTTCGACGACTGCCCCTGGATCTGGAAGGACTTCAAGAGGAACGGATATGTCACCGCCTTCATTGAG GACTCGCCCTGGATGGGGATGTACAACTACATGCACAACGGCTTCGTGAAGCAGCCGACGGACTTCTACGGCAGGGCCTTTTTCCTGGCCTCCGAAAAGGAGATCGGCAACGAGAAACACGGCAACTCCAACGTCTGTCAGGCGGACAAACTCAGTCTTAAGGCGAGTCCTGACTGCGATCTCTACGTCT TCCA AAATGCCACCTCTGACCCACAGGTGGTGCAGGACTTCTCCCTGGAGGTCGCGAGGACTTTCCTAGACACTCCGAGCTTCAGCCTCTACTGGTCGGCCAGCGTCAGCCACGACTACCTCAACCTCCTCCGCCACGCCGACCTGCCCCACCTGGAGTACCTGCGGCAGCTGGAGAGGACGGGTGCCCTCAACCACACGGCGCTCTTCTTCGTCAGCGACCACGGGATGCGCTGGGGCAGCATCCGCTCGACCTACGTTGGGATGCTCGAGGAGCGGCTGCCCTACGTCCTCGTCTACCTGCCGCCCTGGTTCAGAACGAa GTACAAAACTGCCTTCCAAAACCTCCAGCAAAACGCCCGACGCCTTACGGCCAACTTTGACCTCTACGAGACCCTGTATGACCTGGCCTATGGGCGCTTTGCAGTCCAGGAACACGTGACCTCTAGGCCTAAGCACGGAGCCCGAGGTATCAGCCTATTCAAG GTCATCCCGAGACACAGGAAATGCGAGGACGCGGGCATCCCGGGCCACTTCTGCACCTGCCAAGACACCCACGACGTCCCCCTGACGGACCCCGTGCTGGACATGGCCGCTGCGTACCTCAAGGGCGTCTTGAACAAGGACCTGATGCCGTATCCTCAGTGCGTCAGGTTCAATAAG ATCGAGCTCCTGACGGGGCGCGTCTCGGGCTCCAACAAGCAGCTGTCGCCGCAGGACGTCACAAGCGACGTCAGGAGCTACCTCCTGCAGGGGCGGTTGTCTCCGGGCGGCGTCGTCGTCGAAGCCACGCTGCGCTACAACCCACAACCTCAAGTCTTCCAG TTGACGGGTGAGGTGTCCCGGATCAACGCCTACGGGAACACAAGCCACTGCATCAGACACGCCACCCTCCGAAAATTCTGCTTCTGCAAGGACCAGGTGCCAAGACccctacaacaacaacagcaacaggaaCAACACGAAGACGGGCAGACGGAGCGGAGCCAAACCACAGTTCCGCCGAGCGGCGGAGGAACAACGCACCACACCAACAGCTCCGCCAAGGAAAACAACGTTCCACCACCGACCAGGAATTTCGGGAATTTCGGGAATGGGACCGAAACACAGCGACCGAGGTCCAGTAATTACATAGAGCAGCTACTGGGGAGGTTTGCGTGA